From a region of the Balaenoptera musculus isolate JJ_BM4_2016_0621 chromosome 15, mBalMus1.pri.v3, whole genome shotgun sequence genome:
- the ZNF48 gene encoding zinc finger protein 48: MERSVGPWGADLRGSEDREQLRGTRTGLGSENVEISQPDEFEHAPQEDDLGFKEEEDLAPGHEVGNASLKPEGIQTWDDLWVQRVGPGKPQARDRGPRLLGEPRWGQASDRAAVCGECGKSFRQMSDLVKHQRTHTGEKPYKCGVCGKGFGDSSARIKHQRTHSGEKPYRARPPAQGPPKIPRSRIPAGERPTICGECGKSFRQSSDLVKHQRTHTGEKPYKCGVCGKGFGDSSARIKHQRTHRGEQPPRPVVPRRQPSRAATAAAQGPKAQDKPYICTDCGKRFVLSCSLLSHQRSHLGPKPFGCDVCGKEFARGSDLVKHLRVHTGEKPYLCPECGKGFADSSARVKHLRTHSGERPHACPECARTFSLSSTLFRHRLTHAEPQDFSFPGYPLAPLIPSPPPSSSPPPPPLGTSPPLTPRSPSHSGDGPFGLPGLEPEPGGPQAGEPPPPLAGDKPHKCPECGKGFRRSSDLVKHHRVHTGEKPYLCPECGKGFADSSARVKHLRTHRGERAQPPPPSTLLRPHNPPGPAPTAPRSRVRAQPSGPSQPHVCGFCGKEFPRSSDLVKHRRTHTGEKPYKCAECGKGFGDSSARIKHQRGHLVLRPFGIGDGQARPLKEEPPTGLE, encoded by the exons ATGGAGCGCTCGGTGGGGCCCTGGGGCGCGGATCTCCGTGGCTCAGAGGACAGGGAGCAGCTGAGAGGCACCCGCACAG gtCTAGGGAGTGAGAACGTGGAGATTTCTCAGCCAGATGAGTTTGAACATGCCCCACAGGAGGATGACTTGGGGTTCAAGGAAGAGGAAGATTTGGCCCCAGGTCATGAAGTAGGAAATGCCTCTCTCAAACCCGAAGGCATTCAGACCTGGGATGACTTGTGGGTCCAAAGAGTGGGACCTGGGAAACCACAGGCCCGGGACAGAGGCCCTCGGCTCCTGGGAGAACCACGCTGGGGCCAGGCTAGTGATCGGGCTGCCGTGTGCGGCGAGTGTGGCAAGAGCTTTCGGCAGATGTCAGATCTGGTGAAACACCAGCGAACCCACACAGGCGAGAAGCCCTACAAGTGCGGGGTCTGTGGCAAGGGCTTTGGCGATAGCTCTGCCCGCATCAAACACCAGCGAACTCATAGTGGTGAAAAGCCCTACAGAGCCCGGCCACCAGCCCAGGGCCCCCCAAAGATTCCTCGGTCCAGGATCCCTGCTGGTGAGCGCCCCACCATCTGCGGTGAGTGCGGCAAGAGCTTCCGGCAGAGCTCTGACCTGGTGAAACACCAGCGGACAcacacgggcgagaagccctACAAGTGCGGGGTCTGTGGCAAGGGCTTTGGCGACAGTTCTGCCCGCATAAAGCACCAGCGGACACACCGGGGGGAGCAGCCCCCCCGGCCCGTGGTGCCCCGACGGCAGCCATCTCGAGCAGCCACGGCAGCTGCACAGGGACCTAAGGCCCAGGACAAGCCATACATCTGCACCGACTGTGGCAAAAGATTTGTGCTCAGCTGCAGCCTCCTGAGCCACCAGCGCAGTCACCTGGGGCCCAAGCCTTTTGGCTGTGATGTGTGTGGAAAGGAGTTTGCCAGGGGCTCAGATCTGGTGAAGCACCTGCGGGTGCACACAGGAGAGAAGCCTTACCTCTGCCCTGAGTGTGGCAAGGGCTTCGCTGACAGCTCTGCCCGGGTCAAGCACCTCCGCACCCACAGTGGCGAGAGGCCTCATGCCTGTCCGGAGTGTGCCCGCACCTTCAGCCTCAGCTCCACCCTTTTCCGCCACCGCCTCACTCACGCGGAGCCCCAGGACTTCAGCTTCCCAGGCTACCCCCTCGCCCCCCTgatccccagcccaccccccagctcaagcccacccccacctcccctcggCACCAGCCCCCCGCTGACGCCTCGAAGCCCTTCGCACTCGGGTGATGGCCCTTTCGGCCTGCCTGGCTTGGAGCCGGAGCCTGGGGGCCCACAGGCTGGGGAGCCGCCTCCACCGCTGGCGGGTGACAAGCCCCACAAGTGCCCTGAGTGTGGCAAGGGTTTCCGCCGAAGCTCGGACCTGGTGAAACACCATCGTGTACACACGGGGGAAAAACCCTACCTCTGCCCTGAATGCGGCAAGGGTTTTGCCGACAGCTCCGCCCGAGTCAAGCACCTCCGCACCCACCGTGGTGAACGGGCTCAGCCACCGCCACCATCCACTCTCCTGAGGCCACACAACCCCCCTGGCCCAGCACCCACGGCCCCTCGATCCCGAGTCCGGGCTCAGCCCTCTGGGCCCAGCCAGCCCCACGTGTGTGGCTTCTGTGGGAAGGAGTTTCCCCGGAGCTCAGATCTAGTCAAACATAGGCGCACACACACCGGGGAGAAGCCATACAAGTGTGCAGAGTGCGGCAAGGGTTTTGGTGACAGTTCTGCCCGCATCAAGCACCAGCGTGGGCACCTGGTCTTGAGGCCCTTTGGGATAGGGGATGGTCAGGCAAGGCCCCTCAAAGAGGAGCCACCAACGGGACTGGAATGA